One genomic window of Motacilla alba alba isolate MOTALB_02 chromosome 1, Motacilla_alba_V1.0_pri, whole genome shotgun sequence includes the following:
- the ZBTB11 gene encoding zinc finger and BTB domain-containing protein 11 isoform X2 → MLEELGLDAKSHEDSNETDDELSNTASIPAASPKPVKKKPIAKHELVFVDSKGLVKQSSSKHCLSVLNQLNQQRLSNQFCDVTLLIEGEEYKAHKSVLAANSEYFRELFIEKGAVTSHEAVVDLSGFCKSSFLPLLEFAYTSELTFDFCSMAEVAMLARHLFMSEVLEICENVHKQMEEKQITVYQKGDIQTVESTQNLAEQAEVQVQSVDGVEQPKLTASEVPVAVNGAPSSAGIEEAAAPQPNLLHPEPLEATAGDPSKPVERCETAENYIKIQLVESISNSLCNRLSTEPSAVEAMDTQSQRETETVQNQSDKAHVDSASEDSSETLKQKNDEQSSSISQPESLASSQDDTYKSKLRQRSVSEGGYIRLHKGIEKKLQNRKTNPKSAVQQVAMKLVQRGKKMKQPKRETTENNEVEAQHKCTDCGMVFQRRYALIMHTLKHERSKEYKCPLCKKEFQYGASLRAHLVRHTRKTETSAAAAGAEGTGMSSVKGRTKREFVCDICGRTLPKLYSLRIHMLKHTGVKPHACKVCGKTFTYKHGLKMHLALHEVQKQFKCDLCEKSFVTKRSLQEHMSIHTGESKYLCSICGKSFHRASGLSKHIKKHQPKPEVRGYQCTQCDKSFYEARDLRQHMNKHLGVKPFQCQFCGKCYSWKKDWYSHVKSHSVTDPYRCNVCGKEFYEKALYRRHVKKATHGKKGRAKQNLERVCEHCGRKFTQLREYRRHMNNHEGVKPFECLTCGVAWADARSLKRHVRTHTGERPYVCPVCNEAYIDARTLRKHMTKFHRDYIPCKIMLEKDTLQFHNQGTQVEHAISILASDIQEQETEISFGAGEGETVVVTGETLEAIEAVAATEECTSVSTLSDQSIMQVVNYVLAQQQGQKMAEVTQAIETVEVEVAHVTTTESI, encoded by the exons ATGCTGGAGGAGCTAGGACTGGATGCAAAATCTCATGAAGACAGTAATGAAACAGATGATGAATTGAGTAACACAGCATCAATCCCAGCAGCATCACCAAAGCCTGTGAAGAAGAAACCAATAGCAAAGCACGAGCTTGTGTTT GTTGACAGTAAGGGCCTTGTGAAGCAGTCATCTTCCAAACATTGTCTGTCAGTCTTAAACCAACTGAATCAGCAGAGGCTTTCCAATCAGTTCTGTGATGTGACTTTGCTGATTGAAGGAGAGGAGTACAAAGCTCACAAATCTGTCTTGGCAGCCAACAGCGAGTACTTCCGAGAGCTCTTCATTGAAAAGGGAGCTGTCACTAGTCATGAAGCTGTAGTGGATCTGTCAG GTTTCTGCAAGTCCAGTTTCCTGCCTTTATTGGAATTTGCTTATACTTCGGAATTAACATTTGACTTCTGTAGTATGGCGGAAGTGGCCATGCTCGCCCGGCATCTCTTCATGTCAGAGGTCCTTGAAATCTGTGAGAATGTGCACAAACAGatggaagagaaacaaattaCAGTGTACCAAAAGGGAGATATTCAAACAGTAGAGTCAACACAAAATCTAGCAGAGCAGGCGGAAGTGCAGGTGCAGTCTGTGGATGGTGTTGAGCAACCTAAACTCACAGCCAGTGAAGTGCCAGTAGCTGTGAATGGAGCTCCTTCTTCTGCTGGGatagaggaggcagcagcaccccagcctAACCTCCTGCACCCAGAGCCTCTGGAGGCCACTGCAGGTGATCCTTCCAAGCCTGTGGAACGATgtgaaacagctgaaaattaCATAAAGATCCAGCTGGTGGAGAGCATTTCAAACAGCCTCTGCAACAGACTCAGCACTGAACCATCGGCTGTGGAAGCCATGGACACACAGAGCCAAAGGGAAACTGAGACGGTTCAAAATCAGAGTGATAAAGCACATGTGGACTCTGCTTCTGAAGACTCCTCAGAGACACTCAAGCAAAAAAAtgatgagcagagcagctccatttCCCAGCCAGAAAGCCTCGCTTCCAGCCAGGATGATACTTACAAAAGCAAGCTTCGCCAGCGTTCAGTCAGTGAGGGGGGATACATCAGGCTGCATaaaggaattgaaaaaaaactgCAGAATAGAAAGACAAATCCTAaatctgcagtgcagcag GTTGCCATGAAGCTGGtacaaagagggaaaaaaatgaaacagccCAAAAGAGAGACCACAGAAAACAACGAAGTGGAAGCGCAGCACAAATGCACTGACTGTGGAATGGTGTTCCAGCGGCGCTATGCACTTATAATGCACACGCTGAAACACGAAAGATCTAAAGAATATAAATGCCCA TTGTGTAAGAAAGAATTCCAATATGGTGCCTCCCTGCGGGCCCATCTGGTGCGGCACACGCGGAAGACGGAAACCAGCGCTGCAGCTGCGGGTGCCGAGGGGACAGGCATGTCCTCGGTGAAAGGCAGAACCAAACGGGAATTCGTGTGTGACATCTGTGGGAGAACTCTGCCTAAGCTCTATTCCCTCAGAATACATATGCTTAAGCATACAGGTGTCAAACCCCATGCATGCAAG gTTTGTGGAAAGACTTTTACATATAAGCATGGATTGAAAATGCACTTAGCTCTGCATGAAGTACAGAAGCAGTTCAAGTGTGACTTATGTGAAAAGTCTTTTGTCACAAAAAGAAGTCTTCAGGAGCACATGAGCATTCATACAG GAGAATCCAAATATCTTTGCTCCATCTGTGGAAAATCTTTCCACAGGGCATCAGGACTCAGTAAACACATAAAAAAACATCAGCCAAAGCCTGAAGTTCGTGGATATCAGTGTACTCA GTGTGACAAGAGTTTCTATGAAGCTCGGGATCTTCGGCAGCATATGAATAAACATTTAGGTGTGAAGCCATTTCAGTGTCAGTTCTGTGGAAAATGTTACAGCTGGAAGAAAGACTGGTATTCTCATGTAAAGTCTCATTCTGTCACAGACCCTTATAG gtGTAATGTATGTGGAAAAGAATTTTATGAGAAAGCTTTGTACAGAAGACATGTAAAGAAAGCCACACATGgtaaaaaaggaagagcaaaacaaaatctggaAAGAGTTTGTGAGCACTGTGGAAGAAAATTCACACAGCTCCGGGAATATAGGAGACACATGAACAATCATGAAG GTGTGAAGCCGTTCGAGTGCCTGACATGCGGCGTGGCCTGGGCAGACGCGCGCTCCCTGAAGCGCCACGTGCGGACGCACACGGGGGAGCGGCCCTACGTGTGCCCCGTGTGCAACGAGGCCTACATCGACGCACGGACCCTGCGCAAGCACATGACCAAGTTCCACAGGGACTACATACCCTGCAAAATCATGCTGGAAAAAGACACCCTGCAGTTTCACAACCAGGGGACCCAGGTGGAACACGCCATCAGCATTTTAGCCTCAGACATACAGGAGCAAGAAACTGAGATCAGCTTTGGTGCTGGTGAGGGCGAGACTGTGGTAGTGACAGGAGAGACGCTGGAAGCCATCGAAGCAGTTGCAGCTACTGAGGAATGCACATCAGTCTCTACCCTTTCTGACCAAAGCATCATGCAGGTGGTAAATTACGTACTGGCACAACAGCAAGGACAGAAAATGGCTGAAGTGACACAGGCCATTGAAACTGTAGAAGTAGAAGTGGCCCATGTAACAACAACAGAGTCGATTTAG
- the ZBTB11 gene encoding zinc finger and BTB domain-containing protein 11 isoform X1, with the protein MSSEESYLAILRYLTNEREPYAPGTEGNAKRKIRKAAACYVVRGGTLYYQRRQRDQQRFAELEVVLQAERRARLIRAAHLAPDGAHRTRLQTWQGLSQKYWWRGILKQVKDYIKECSKCQEKLDRSRSLSDPSEMLEELGLDAKSHEDSNETDDELSNTASIPAASPKPVKKKPIAKHELVFVDSKGLVKQSSSKHCLSVLNQLNQQRLSNQFCDVTLLIEGEEYKAHKSVLAANSEYFRELFIEKGAVTSHEAVVDLSGFCKSSFLPLLEFAYTSELTFDFCSMAEVAMLARHLFMSEVLEICENVHKQMEEKQITVYQKGDIQTVESTQNLAEQAEVQVQSVDGVEQPKLTASEVPVAVNGAPSSAGIEEAAAPQPNLLHPEPLEATAGDPSKPVERCETAENYIKIQLVESISNSLCNRLSTEPSAVEAMDTQSQRETETVQNQSDKAHVDSASEDSSETLKQKNDEQSSSISQPESLASSQDDTYKSKLRQRSVSEGGYIRLHKGIEKKLQNRKTNPKSAVQQVAMKLVQRGKKMKQPKRETTENNEVEAQHKCTDCGMVFQRRYALIMHTLKHERSKEYKCPLCKKEFQYGASLRAHLVRHTRKTETSAAAAGAEGTGMSSVKGRTKREFVCDICGRTLPKLYSLRIHMLKHTGVKPHACKVCGKTFTYKHGLKMHLALHEVQKQFKCDLCEKSFVTKRSLQEHMSIHTGESKYLCSICGKSFHRASGLSKHIKKHQPKPEVRGYQCTQCDKSFYEARDLRQHMNKHLGVKPFQCQFCGKCYSWKKDWYSHVKSHSVTDPYRCNVCGKEFYEKALYRRHVKKATHGKKGRAKQNLERVCEHCGRKFTQLREYRRHMNNHEGVKPFECLTCGVAWADARSLKRHVRTHTGERPYVCPVCNEAYIDARTLRKHMTKFHRDYIPCKIMLEKDTLQFHNQGTQVEHAISILASDIQEQETEISFGAGEGETVVVTGETLEAIEAVAATEECTSVSTLSDQSIMQVVNYVLAQQQGQKMAEVTQAIETVEVEVAHVTTTESI; encoded by the exons ATGTCCAGCGAGGAGAGCTACCTGGCCATCCTGCGGTACCTGACGAACGAGCGGGAGCCGTACGCGCCGGGCACGGAGGGCAACGCCAAGCGGAAGATCCGCAAGGCCGCCGCCTGCTACGTGGTGCGCGGCGGCACCCTGTACTACCAGCGGCGGCAGCGCGACCAGCAGCGCTTCGCCGAGCTGGAGGTGGTGCTGCAGGCCGAGCGCCGCGCCCGCCTCATCCGCGCCGCGCACCTGGCGCCCGACGGCGCGCACCGCACCCGCCTGCAGACCTGGCAGGGGCTCTCGCAGAAGTACTGGTGGAGAG GTATTCTTAAGCAGGTTAAAGATTACATTAAAGAATGCAGCAAGTGCCAGGAAAAGCTAGATCGCTCTAGATCTCTCTCAGATCCTTCTGAAATGCTGGAGGAGCTAGGACTGGATGCAAAATCTCATGAAGACAGTAATGAAACAGATGATGAATTGAGTAACACAGCATCAATCCCAGCAGCATCACCAAAGCCTGTGAAGAAGAAACCAATAGCAAAGCACGAGCTTGTGTTT GTTGACAGTAAGGGCCTTGTGAAGCAGTCATCTTCCAAACATTGTCTGTCAGTCTTAAACCAACTGAATCAGCAGAGGCTTTCCAATCAGTTCTGTGATGTGACTTTGCTGATTGAAGGAGAGGAGTACAAAGCTCACAAATCTGTCTTGGCAGCCAACAGCGAGTACTTCCGAGAGCTCTTCATTGAAAAGGGAGCTGTCACTAGTCATGAAGCTGTAGTGGATCTGTCAG GTTTCTGCAAGTCCAGTTTCCTGCCTTTATTGGAATTTGCTTATACTTCGGAATTAACATTTGACTTCTGTAGTATGGCGGAAGTGGCCATGCTCGCCCGGCATCTCTTCATGTCAGAGGTCCTTGAAATCTGTGAGAATGTGCACAAACAGatggaagagaaacaaattaCAGTGTACCAAAAGGGAGATATTCAAACAGTAGAGTCAACACAAAATCTAGCAGAGCAGGCGGAAGTGCAGGTGCAGTCTGTGGATGGTGTTGAGCAACCTAAACTCACAGCCAGTGAAGTGCCAGTAGCTGTGAATGGAGCTCCTTCTTCTGCTGGGatagaggaggcagcagcaccccagcctAACCTCCTGCACCCAGAGCCTCTGGAGGCCACTGCAGGTGATCCTTCCAAGCCTGTGGAACGATgtgaaacagctgaaaattaCATAAAGATCCAGCTGGTGGAGAGCATTTCAAACAGCCTCTGCAACAGACTCAGCACTGAACCATCGGCTGTGGAAGCCATGGACACACAGAGCCAAAGGGAAACTGAGACGGTTCAAAATCAGAGTGATAAAGCACATGTGGACTCTGCTTCTGAAGACTCCTCAGAGACACTCAAGCAAAAAAAtgatgagcagagcagctccatttCCCAGCCAGAAAGCCTCGCTTCCAGCCAGGATGATACTTACAAAAGCAAGCTTCGCCAGCGTTCAGTCAGTGAGGGGGGATACATCAGGCTGCATaaaggaattgaaaaaaaactgCAGAATAGAAAGACAAATCCTAaatctgcagtgcagcag GTTGCCATGAAGCTGGtacaaagagggaaaaaaatgaaacagccCAAAAGAGAGACCACAGAAAACAACGAAGTGGAAGCGCAGCACAAATGCACTGACTGTGGAATGGTGTTCCAGCGGCGCTATGCACTTATAATGCACACGCTGAAACACGAAAGATCTAAAGAATATAAATGCCCA TTGTGTAAGAAAGAATTCCAATATGGTGCCTCCCTGCGGGCCCATCTGGTGCGGCACACGCGGAAGACGGAAACCAGCGCTGCAGCTGCGGGTGCCGAGGGGACAGGCATGTCCTCGGTGAAAGGCAGAACCAAACGGGAATTCGTGTGTGACATCTGTGGGAGAACTCTGCCTAAGCTCTATTCCCTCAGAATACATATGCTTAAGCATACAGGTGTCAAACCCCATGCATGCAAG gTTTGTGGAAAGACTTTTACATATAAGCATGGATTGAAAATGCACTTAGCTCTGCATGAAGTACAGAAGCAGTTCAAGTGTGACTTATGTGAAAAGTCTTTTGTCACAAAAAGAAGTCTTCAGGAGCACATGAGCATTCATACAG GAGAATCCAAATATCTTTGCTCCATCTGTGGAAAATCTTTCCACAGGGCATCAGGACTCAGTAAACACATAAAAAAACATCAGCCAAAGCCTGAAGTTCGTGGATATCAGTGTACTCA GTGTGACAAGAGTTTCTATGAAGCTCGGGATCTTCGGCAGCATATGAATAAACATTTAGGTGTGAAGCCATTTCAGTGTCAGTTCTGTGGAAAATGTTACAGCTGGAAGAAAGACTGGTATTCTCATGTAAAGTCTCATTCTGTCACAGACCCTTATAG gtGTAATGTATGTGGAAAAGAATTTTATGAGAAAGCTTTGTACAGAAGACATGTAAAGAAAGCCACACATGgtaaaaaaggaagagcaaaacaaaatctggaAAGAGTTTGTGAGCACTGTGGAAGAAAATTCACACAGCTCCGGGAATATAGGAGACACATGAACAATCATGAAG GTGTGAAGCCGTTCGAGTGCCTGACATGCGGCGTGGCCTGGGCAGACGCGCGCTCCCTGAAGCGCCACGTGCGGACGCACACGGGGGAGCGGCCCTACGTGTGCCCCGTGTGCAACGAGGCCTACATCGACGCACGGACCCTGCGCAAGCACATGACCAAGTTCCACAGGGACTACATACCCTGCAAAATCATGCTGGAAAAAGACACCCTGCAGTTTCACAACCAGGGGACCCAGGTGGAACACGCCATCAGCATTTTAGCCTCAGACATACAGGAGCAAGAAACTGAGATCAGCTTTGGTGCTGGTGAGGGCGAGACTGTGGTAGTGACAGGAGAGACGCTGGAAGCCATCGAAGCAGTTGCAGCTACTGAGGAATGCACATCAGTCTCTACCCTTTCTGACCAAAGCATCATGCAGGTGGTAAATTACGTACTGGCACAACAGCAAGGACAGAAAATGGCTGAAGTGACACAGGCCATTGAAACTGTAGAAGTAGAAGTGGCCCATGTAACAACAACAGAGTCGATTTAG
- the RPL24 gene encoding 60S ribosomal protein L24 has translation MKVELCSFSGYKIYPGHGRRYARTDGKVFQFLNAKCESAFLSKRNPRQINWTVLYRRKHKKGQSEEVQKKRTRRAVKFQRAITGASLAEIMAKRNQKPEVRKAQREQAIRAAKEAKKAKQATKKTAVSAAKAPTKAAPKQKIVKPVKVSAPRVGGKR, from the exons ATGAA GGTCGAGCTGTGCAGCTTCAGCGGGTACAAGATCTACCCGGGCCATGGCCGCCGCTACGCCCGCACGGACGGGAAG GTTTTTCAGTTCTTGAATGCAAAATGTGAGTCTGCATTCCTTTCCAAGAGAAACCCTCGTCAGATCAACTGGACTGTTCTGTACAGGCGTAAGCACAAGAAGGGACAGTCA GAAGAGGTCCAAAAGAAGCGCACGCGCCGTGCTGTGAAGTTTCAGAGAGCCATCACTGGTGCCTCTCTAGCTGAGATTATGGCCAAGCGAAACCAGAAGCCCGAAGTACGAAAGGCGCAGAGGGAACAAGCTATTAG GGCTGCAAAGGAAGCCAAGAAGGCTAAGCAGGCAACCAAGAAAacagctgtttctgctgcaaAG GCCCCTACGAAGGCAGCACCTAAGCAGAAGATTGTGAAACCAGTCAAGGTTTCTGCTCCCCGTGTTGGTGGAAAGCGCTAA